A window from Sebastes fasciatus isolate fSebFas1 chromosome 22, fSebFas1.pri, whole genome shotgun sequence encodes these proteins:
- the LOC141760475 gene encoding L-amino-acid oxidase-like → MDLHEAKWKLFALSVLLLLTFYHSNTAAVSMKEHLADCLEDKDYDELLHTVKTGLPHINTSHHVVVVGAGMAGLTAAKLLQDAGHQVTILEADSRVGGRVETYRNEKEGWYAELGAMRIPSFHKIVNWYAKNLGVKLDEFIMDDPNTFYFVNGVLRRTRTVQRNPDVLKYNVRESEKGKSADKLLQQALQKVKDEVEAHGCRAALLKYDRYSVEEYLKEEGGLSSEAVRMLGDLLNQQSLMYTALSEMIYDQTDINDDVKYSEVIGGSDLLPNAFVDVLDVPILLNSKVKRISQSKKGVIVSYEEGQQCSLTDLTADAVLVTTTTKAALFMDFHPALSIEKMEALRAAHYDSSTKILLTFSERFWEKDGIRGGKSITDGPSRYIYYPSHSFPKNKNFGVLLASYTWSDDSLLFLGASDEDLKEIALRDLVQIHGEHVRSFCTGVLVKKWSVDPYSLGAFALFTPYQHLKYAKELFRREGRVHFAGEHTAFPHAWIETSMKSAIRAATNINKEALLNSEWANCPV, encoded by the exons ATGGATCTGCATGAGGCAAAATGGAAATTAT TTGCCCTCAGTGTGCTGCTGTTGCTGACGTTCTACCACAGCAACACTGCTGCTGTCAGCATGAAGGAACACCTGGCTGATTGTCTGGAGGACAAAGACTACGATGAGCTGTTACACACTGTGAAGACCGGCCTCCCTCACATAAATACATCTCACCACGTTGTTGTTGTCGGAGCCGGCATGGCTGGACTGACGGCTGCCAAGCTGCTGCAAGACGCCGGACACCAG GTGACCATATTAGAGGCTGATAGTCGTGTCGGAGGACGAGTGGAGACCTACAGGAATGAAAAAGAGGGCTGGTATGCTGAACTGGGAGCCATGAGGATCCCTAGTTTTCACAA AATTGTCAACTGGTATGCTAAAAATCTGGGGGTGAAACTGGATGAATTCATCATGGATGACCCCAACACCTTTTACTTCGTTAATGGGGTGctgaggaggacgaggacagtGCAAAGAAACCCCGACGTCCTGAAGTACAACGTGCGGGAAAGTGAGAAAGGGAAATCAGCCGACAAGCTGCTACAACAAGCTTTGCAGAAG gtCAAAGATGAAGTGGAGGCCCATGGCTGCAGGGCTGCGCTGCTAAAATACGACCGTTATTCTGTCGAG GAGTATCTGAAAGAAGAAGGAGGTCTGAGTTCAGAAGCGGTGAGGATGCTCGGAGACCTGCTTAACCAACAGAGCCTCATGTACACAGCGCTGAGTGAGATGATCTATGACCAGACTGACATCAATGATGATGTGAA GTACTCTGAAGTGATTGGTGGGTCGGACCTGCTCCCCAACGCTTTTGTCGATGTCCTCGATGTCCCTATTCTCCTCAACTCCAAGGTCAAACGTATCAGCCAGTCAAAGAAGGGTGTAATCGTTTCGTACGAGGAAGGCCAGCAGTGTTCTTTGACGGACCTTACCGCTGACGCTGTCCtggtaacaacaacaaccaaagcAGCCCTTTTCATGGACTTTCATCCAGCTCTCtccattgaaaagatggaggcactGAGGGCAGCCCACTACGATAGCTCCACTAAAATCCTCCTCACCTTCAGCGAGAGGTTCTGGGAGAAGGACGGCATCCGAGGAGGAAAGAGCATCACTGACGGGCCCTCTCGTTACATCTACTACCCCAGCCACAGTTTCCCAAAAAATAAGAACTTTGGCGTCCTCCTGGCTTCCTACACCTGGTCTGACGACTCCCTCCTCTTCTTAGGTGCGAGCGATGAAGACCTGAAAGAGATAGCTCTGAGAGATTTGGTGCAAATCCATGGCGAGCACGTCAGGTCGTTCTGCACAGGAGTGTTGGTAAAGAAGTGGAGCGTGGATCCTTACAGCTTGGGCGCCTTTGCTCTCTTCACACCGTACCAGCATTTAAAGTATGCTAAAGAGCTCTTCAGAAGGGAAGGCAGGGTTCACTTTGCTGGTGAACACACTGCCTTCCCTCACGCTTGGATCGAGACATCGATGAAATCTGCAATCAGAGCTGCTACCAACATCAACAAAGAGGCGCTCTTGAATTCAGAGTGGGCTAACTGTCCAGTGTGA